One segment of Plasmodium relictum strain SGS1 genome assembly, chromosome: 3 DNA contains the following:
- the SET8 gene encoding SET domain protein, putative — protein MKTSNICNGHLDSNDSFVNSASVIWVEKEKLDSIIHIPLYSNISKYFQDLIKDPKIQEKENILSKIFLLFDDNSCNIAIDISSLCEMVNNKIPLLIYERYYFWSLHFLFEKSKIKRQKVNLPTDFNISESIKKYNIFDDVYMYTSIYNSAYNKNEEENNISYKNCELVNNNNVNKELTIYNNDYIKYLYLNDLKNNKNTFSEMNIYTNNEIKWYRLKIKIDNVEKKKKKKNYFLNGANSYNANNFKEASLNHHNKSVYNNFNEFSLIGSVTSDNLDNLLKIKKNDNFNICNQEKNKKRNGVYNNNSSNNKKKKNWYYYESSSSCNSSNSQIYIKEDASNENYNNFCFLSKKENNYNRNNKRKSENNSNAVNNIDNRKQCKMKNILSISHNVSKRNSLSKSGTLLNNIKEKTHLVNEKIHEEYTLCKNINNTESFDSVLLKDEFLNLEKKEKEKIKINNEMMESRDLNYKEEEVKKNNGDNGIIENRQEKIIEEIKIVHQNANDDTEILIESSYLNKLNNEDYITNFKNVFSKKDDHKDNKRDIIRYNQNDSLDKYINKILKNIINKKRSHSNSLSKNFERIEAFYKQNYKIFIINNKDILSNKKFFKNNSNFYILFNEKNNSIQNDDIFELFKIYMQKEKGDYSQNYLLELKNNTKKNKNKDNEEIKINNFLENEFFFEKQKSQNKEKVNQENDNKNIVLRGENQNINKENSDNKKKCVQENQKNVSEGISKSNEENNFVKESVNIKYFNRDEHKKEEKEEKKKKEEEEVIFYAINKTDKNCKKELKEGDYIYVKFNESYDDYDKIRILNKKTILCILIYLMKNNENLKLSNISTYSPGLLWNISLHFKKNTLNLEFYLERMFKYISNDNEEDLSDICSFSEKKYSKQNSKKEYQKEMEIIKLKDNVAFLDKFLQSVNDIKLKKLKIAQKEYHEKYEFDRTINNLNKQQLIDLFIDKENEINVIPLYLLKEKSRNIIYEENIRMNMFACIKVIFDDIKGRCVYAASDLKKFDFIFEYVGELLTHNEAMKREKIYIKNKKKGCYMFYFKHDNKRYCIDGTEENIDAAINNKDKKYFLRSFARLVNHSKKNSNLIPKVLKVSSIPRLFFVASRNIKEGEELLIDYGERDKEIIKNNTWLKC, from the exons atgaaaacatcAAATATATGCAATGGCCATCTTGATAGTAATGATTCATTTGTAAATAGCGCCTCAGTAATATGGgtggaaaaagaaaaattagatTCAATAATTCATATTCCTTTGTATTCaaatatatcaaaatattttcaagATTTAATCAAAGATCCCAAAAtacaagaaaaagaaaatattttatcaaagatttttttattatttgatgaTAACAGCTGTAACATTGCAATTGATATTTCA TCATTATGCGAAAtggtaaataataaaatccCTCTTCTAATTTATGAACGTTATTACTTTTGGAGTctgcattttttatttgagaaatcaaaaataaaaaggcaAAAAGTAAACTTACCCACAGATTTTAATATAAGTGaatctattaaaaaatataacattttCGACGATGTTTATATGTACACTTCTATATATAATTCAGCatacaataaaaatgaagaagaaaataatattagttataaaaattgtgaattagtaaataataataatgtaaataaagaattaactatttataataatgattatataaaatatctatatttaaatgatttaaagaATAACAAGAATACCTTTTCagaaatgaatatatatacaaataatgaaataaaatggTATCgcttaaaaattaaaatagataatgtggaaaaaaaaaaaaaaaaaaaaaattattttttaaatggtGCAAATAGTTACAATGCCAATAATTTTAAGGAAGCATCCCTTAATCATCATAATAAAAGTGTATATAacaattttaatgaattttctttaattggAAGTGTAACAAGTGACAATTTAGATAatttactaaaaattaaaaaaaatgataattttaatatatgtaaccaagaaaaaaataaaaaaagaaatggtgtttataataataatagcagtaataataagaaaaaaaaaaattggtaCTATTATGAGAGTAGTAGTAGTTGCAATAGTAGTAATAgtcaaatatatattaaggaAGATGCTTCTAATGAAAATTACAATAATTTCTgttttttaagtaaaaaagaaaataattataatagaaataataaaaggaaaagtgaaaataatagtaatgcTGTTAATAATATAGATAATCGTAAGCAGTGCAAAATGAAGAACATTTTAAGTATATCTCACAATGTTTCTAAAAGAAATAGTTTATCTAAAAGTGGAACATTGTTGAATAATATTAAGGAAAAAACTCATTtagtaaatgaaaaaatacaCGAAGAATATAcgttatgtaaaaatattaataatactgAATCATTTGATTctgttttattaaaagatgaatTTCTCAATTtggaaaaaaaggaaaaagaaaaaattaaaattaataatgaaatgatGGAAAGCAGagatttaaattataaggAAGAAGaagtaaagaaaaataacGGAGATAATGGAATAATAGAAAACCGgcaagaaaaaataatagaagaaattaaaattgtGCATCAAAATGCTAATGACGATACAGAAATTTTAATTGAATcttcatatttaaataaattaaacaaTGAAGATTATataacaaattttaaaaatgttttttcaaaaaaagatGATCATAAGGATAATAAAAGAGATATTATAAGATATAATCAAAATGATTCattagataaatatataaataaaattttaaaaaatatcattaataaaaaaagatctCACTCAAATTCTTTATCGAAAAATTTTGAAAGAATTGAAGCCTTTTACAagcaaaattataaaatatttataattaataataaagatattttaagcaataaaaaattttttaaaaataatagtaatttttatattttgtttaatgaaaaaaataatagtatccaaaatgatgatatatttgaactttttaaaatatatatgcaaaaagaaaaaggtgATTATTCACAAAACTATTTATTAGAGTTGAAAAATAACacgaaaaaaaataaaaataaagataatgaagaaataaaaataaataatttcttagaaaatgaatttttttttgaaaagcAAAAAAGtcaaaataaagaaaaagtgAATCAGGAAAatgataacaaaaatatagtaTTAAGAGGAGAAAATCagaatattaataaagaaaattctgataataaaaaaaaatgtgtacAAGAAAATCAGAAAAATGTAAGTGAAGGAATTAGCAAAAGTAATGAAGAAAACAATTTTGTAAAAGAATCCGttaacataaaatatttcaacAGAGATGaacataaaaaagaagaaaaagaagaaaaaaaaaaaaaagaggaagAAGAGGTAATATTTTATGCTATCAATAAAACAgataaaaattgtaaaaaagaACTTAAAGAGGgtgattatatatatgtaaaatttaatgaatctTATGATgattatgataaaataagaattttaaataaaaaaacaattttatgtattttgatttatttaatgaaaaataatgaaaatttaaaattatctaaTATATCTACTTATTCCCCAGGATTATTATGGAATATTTCATtgcattttaaaaaaaatactttgaATTTAGAGTTTTATTTAGAAAGAATGTTTAAGTACATATCAAATGATAATGAAGAAGATTTAAGTGATATATGTTCTTTTAGtgagaaaaaatattcaaaacaAAATTCTAAGAAGGAATATCAGAAAGAAATGGAGATAATAAAGCTAAAGGATAATGTAGCTTTTTTAGATAAATTTCTTCAAAGtgtaaatgatataaaactaaaaaaattaaaaatagcaCAAAAAGAATATCATGAAAAGTACGAATTCGATAGaacaattaataatttaaataaacaacaacttattgatttatttatagataaagaaaatgaaattaatgtaataccattatatttattaaaagaaaaaagtagaaatataatttatgaagaaaatataagaatGAACATGTTCGCTTGTATAAAAGTAATCTTTGATGATATAAAAGGAAGATGTGTTTACGCAGCAAGTGATTTGAAAAAgtttgattttatttttgaatatgTTGGTGAGTTATTAACTCATAATGAAGCAAtgaaaagagaaaaaatttatatcaaaaataaaaaaaagggttgttatatgttttattttaagcatgataataaaaggtattgtATTGATGGAACAGAAGAAAATATCGATGCGGccattaataataaagataaaaaatattttttaagatCTTTTGCTAGATTAGTAAAtcattcaaaaaaaaattctaatcTTATTCCTAAGGTATTAAAAGTATCAAGCATCCCTagacttttttttgttgCTTCTAGGAATATAAAAGAAGGAGAAGAGTTACTAATAGATTATGGAGAAAGagataaagaaataataaaaaataatacttgGTTAAAGTGTTAA